A region from the Acidimicrobiales bacterium genome encodes:
- a CDS encoding cytochrome d ubiquinol oxidase subunit II → MAADAVGGILLAGIALYAILGGADFGGGLWDLLAGGDRRGWAPRRLIDDSITPVWEANHVWLVFDLVIFWTAFPSAFADVMNTAALPLWLAVGGIVLRGSGFAFRKEVSRLSLVRATGAIFALSSLMTPFFMGTVIGAIASGSVHANANHASLYAWTNTTSLLAGFLFVAACGYLAAVYLTGEAARRADDKLRVYFSRRSQAAGLVAGALSLGLLAELHSSNRALYRHLTGRALPLVILSGVCGLAVIGLLMIPRMRLWAPRAVAALGVAAVIWGWGVAQYPALLPGTTVTLSNAGAPHAVLVALIVLFGAAVVLIGPPFALLFNLQGRRLLSSDEPPLLSTTDPHAMQDPQ, encoded by the coding sequence ATGGCCGCGGACGCGGTGGGTGGGATCCTTCTAGCTGGGATCGCGTTGTACGCGATCTTGGGTGGAGCCGACTTCGGCGGCGGTCTGTGGGATCTCTTGGCCGGCGGGGACCGGCGAGGGTGGGCTCCGCGGCGCCTGATCGACGATTCGATCACGCCGGTATGGGAAGCAAACCACGTCTGGTTGGTCTTCGACCTGGTCATCTTCTGGACTGCGTTTCCCAGCGCCTTCGCCGACGTCATGAACACCGCCGCGCTGCCGTTGTGGCTAGCAGTAGGCGGCATCGTGCTGCGCGGATCGGGGTTCGCGTTTCGCAAGGAGGTCTCCCGCCTGAGTCTGGTCCGAGCGACCGGCGCCATCTTCGCTCTCTCGTCGTTGATGACCCCGTTCTTCATGGGAACCGTGATCGGGGCCATAGCCAGCGGCAGCGTCCACGCAAACGCGAACCACGCGAGCCTCTACGCCTGGACGAATACCACTTCGCTGTTGGCGGGCTTCTTGTTCGTCGCGGCTTGTGGCTACCTGGCTGCCGTCTACCTGACCGGCGAGGCCGCCCGCCGCGCTGACGACAAGTTGCGGGTCTACTTCTCACGTCGGTCCCAAGCTGCTGGGCTCGTGGCCGGAGCCCTTTCGCTGGGCCTCCTGGCCGAGTTGCACAGCTCGAATCGGGCGCTCTACAGACACCTAACTGGACGGGCGCTTCCCCTCGTGATCCTTTCGGGAGTGTGCGGTCTCGCCGTCATCGGTCTGTTGATGATTCCGCGAATGAGGCTGTGGGCACCTCGGGCGGTCGCCGCCCTCGGAGTTGCAGCCGTCATCTGGGGTTGGGGAGTCGCGCAGTATCCGGCGCTGCTTCCGGGCACGACGGTCACCTTGAGCAACGCCGGCGCACCGCACGCCGTTCTCGTTGCGCTGATAGTTCTGTTCGGCGCGGCCGTCGTCCTGATCGGTCCCCCGTTCGCCCTGCTCTTCAACCTGCAAGGCCGCCGCCTGCTGAGCTCTGACGAACCACCCCTTCTTTCGACCACTGACCCGCACGCGATGCAAGATCCTCAGTGA
- a CDS encoding nuclear transport factor 2 family protein produces the protein MTYTRGDIEAAFDHYRSAAAEAGRTGNWEVFLDCFTDDVHYVEHHYGEFHGKKAVREWIVPEMARWPINQMQSYPWDWHVIDAENGVIVGQIANVMTDPGDGKEYRAVNWTRLIYAGDGLFSEEEDIYNPAEFGEMVMAWMKAWKDHHPGQDSPGSS, from the coding sequence GTGACGTACACCAGAGGGGATATCGAAGCGGCCTTCGACCACTATCGGTCAGCAGCCGCCGAGGCCGGACGAACTGGGAATTGGGAAGTCTTCCTCGACTGTTTCACAGACGACGTTCACTACGTCGAGCATCACTACGGCGAGTTCCACGGCAAGAAAGCCGTTCGTGAATGGATCGTCCCTGAAATGGCACGCTGGCCGATCAACCAGATGCAGTCGTATCCATGGGATTGGCACGTGATCGACGCCGAGAACGGGGTGATAGTCGGACAGATCGCCAACGTTATGACCGACCCCGGGGACGGCAAGGAGTACCGAGCCGTGAACTGGACCCGGTTGATCTATGCCGGCGATGGGCTTTTCTCGGAAGAGGAGGACATCTACAACCCCGCTGAATTCGGGGAGATGGTCATGGCCTGGATGAAGGCTTGGAAGGACCATCACCCCGGTCAAGACTCGCCCGGCTCTTCCTGA
- a CDS encoding response regulator, whose protein sequence is MDDSASAEDDFALTVDDSASAVLVIDDEPSIVRLLRVLLEADGFVVFEAMTGPMGLGLIPVVEPKAVVLDVMMPGMDGVEVCSHITEEFPDLPVVILTGRDDRELEERCMAAGAKRFMTKPVLPGQLTRVLNDVLAPDGDRSRGPAAVD, encoded by the coding sequence GTGGACGATTCCGCATCGGCGGAGGACGATTTTGCATTGACGGTGGACGATTCCGCATCGGCCGTGCTGGTTATTGACGATGAGCCATCGATCGTTCGGCTTCTGCGAGTGCTTCTGGAAGCCGACGGTTTCGTTGTCTTCGAGGCGATGACCGGCCCGATGGGGCTGGGGTTGATCCCGGTCGTCGAGCCGAAGGCAGTCGTCCTGGATGTGATGATGCCCGGGATGGACGGGGTCGAGGTGTGTTCTCACATAACCGAGGAGTTCCCGGACCTTCCGGTGGTCATCCTCACCGGTCGCGACGATCGTGAGCTCGAGGAGCGCTGCATGGCTGCCGGCGCGAAGCGCTTCATGACAAAGCCGGTTCTGCCGGGGCAGCTCACCCGGGTTCTGAACGATGTCCTCGCGCCGGATGGGGACCGATCGCGAGGTCCTGCGGCCGTCGACTGA
- a CDS encoding ABC transporter permease: MFRAVRWLNLRRLRSHPLRLVLAVVCVAAGVSLGVSVVVLTSSVSSSLRSFGNRLAGPAPLRVVGATSRGGLMESVVNVVQATPGVSGAVPVVEAVTLSDGDRGRSVTTLVLGVDCRIQALAGNFGCSQPALAAFDNQGRVLISSTLAERLGPNATIRTDLGSSPVVAAPPHSPLDSFNHGNVALLGLPLAQRLFDRPHGLDAIYVLPARGVNLADLSQTLKRNVGNWNGVLKANDPPPGVSVASSSFLPIFTLLGLFALGVGAVLVFNILSLSAEERRTELAIVAALGGTTQTVIGGAMTEGAVIGLAGGLLGCLGGFLLAHPLTDSLSSFTRPYVGVAIGVHMTLGAFVIGCAIGAAVGAIAALMAARRSVRIDVAAELSMRERRNESETRPNLTRGMLFLVVSGLGLLICWIAQRQGALQPWQASVAPIGVLIAIVGYLVASGSFAAVVARFGAGLLRRWNGTLSLGAANLARDPRRCGVMAVAVGAAVATAFVISSTHQAADQAITHGLTTGHAQEVAVSTVGTNNTFNLDAKPPPSLVAELSKVPGTASIDRAFFELSGHNADDLVGVSAYDHPWLNAPLILGTRSLGAFQGGQVLVGPALARKRHLRPGSNLVLDTPTGLASVIVGGVWEDGNVNGNTVTVPLWLFQRLYGDQPPQSVGLIPIAGVTPVQLAQNVREAHLASDLIVDTPHQLARSISKGVGQQLTAFDSIQRSLTIVAFVAVLSTMLLVGVQRRRELGLFAAVGMEPNQLASMTLAEGAGAGLIGIALSVGGAVISAIGFYWILPIIIGFKDPLIFDFATLVIWGPIALLLVTVASLLPAWRNAHVPVVEALHYE, from the coding sequence ATGTTCCGAGCCGTCCGCTGGCTGAATCTGCGGCGGCTTCGTTCGCACCCGTTGCGGTTAGTTCTTGCGGTCGTCTGCGTCGCGGCTGGAGTTTCGCTGGGCGTTTCGGTCGTCGTCTTGACCTCGAGCGTTTCGAGTTCCCTGAGATCCTTCGGCAACCGCTTGGCAGGACCGGCGCCTCTGCGGGTTGTAGGGGCGACGTCGCGCGGCGGCTTGATGGAGTCAGTCGTGAACGTTGTCCAAGCGACCCCGGGTGTTTCGGGGGCCGTCCCCGTCGTCGAGGCGGTGACCCTCAGTGATGGCGACCGAGGACGTTCCGTCACGACCCTTGTTCTAGGTGTCGACTGTCGGATACAGGCGCTGGCAGGGAACTTTGGCTGTTCGCAGCCAGCTCTGGCAGCCTTCGATAACCAAGGCAGAGTCCTCATCAGCTCGACGCTCGCCGAAAGGCTCGGACCGAACGCGACGATACGGACCGATCTCGGCAGCAGTCCGGTTGTCGCCGCTCCGCCCCACAGTCCGCTCGACAGTTTCAATCATGGAAATGTTGCACTCCTCGGCCTGCCGCTGGCCCAGCGTCTCTTCGATCGACCCCACGGTCTCGACGCCATCTATGTGCTGCCGGCACGCGGCGTGAATCTGGCGGACCTGTCACAAACGCTGAAGCGGAACGTCGGCAACTGGAATGGGGTCCTCAAAGCAAATGACCCTCCTCCGGGGGTTTCGGTTGCGTCGAGCTCGTTCTTGCCGATCTTCACCTTGCTCGGCCTGTTCGCGCTCGGCGTTGGAGCCGTATTGGTGTTCAACATTCTCTCCCTCAGCGCGGAGGAGCGGCGAACGGAACTCGCCATAGTCGCAGCCTTGGGAGGCACGACCCAGACCGTTATCGGTGGAGCGATGACCGAGGGCGCTGTCATCGGGTTGGCGGGCGGACTGCTGGGTTGCTTGGGCGGCTTCCTCCTGGCCCATCCCCTGACCGACAGTCTCTCCAGTTTCACTCGACCGTACGTGGGCGTCGCGATCGGTGTTCATATGACACTGGGGGCATTCGTGATCGGCTGCGCGATCGGGGCCGCCGTCGGGGCGATCGCCGCCCTGATGGCCGCTCGACGGTCGGTTCGCATCGACGTGGCGGCCGAGCTATCCATGCGGGAGCGGCGCAATGAGAGCGAAACCCGACCGAACCTCACCCGCGGGATGCTCTTTCTGGTCGTGAGCGGGCTTGGTTTGCTGATCTGCTGGATCGCCCAACGCCAAGGAGCGCTCCAGCCATGGCAGGCAAGCGTGGCCCCGATAGGGGTGCTCATCGCCATCGTCGGGTACCTCGTCGCCAGCGGCTCCTTTGCGGCCGTCGTTGCGAGATTCGGGGCTGGACTGCTTCGCAGGTGGAACGGGACCCTCTCGCTGGGCGCGGCCAACCTCGCCCGCGACCCACGCCGCTGCGGTGTCATGGCGGTAGCGGTTGGCGCGGCTGTCGCCACCGCGTTCGTGATATCGAGCACCCATCAAGCGGCCGACCAGGCCATCACCCACGGTCTCACTACCGGACATGCCCAAGAGGTGGCGGTATCGACGGTCGGGACCAACAACACCTTCAACCTCGACGCCAAACCGCCCCCCTCACTCGTCGCAGAGCTCTCAAAGGTTCCGGGAACCGCAAGCATCGACCGGGCGTTCTTCGAACTCAGCGGGCATAACGCAGATGACTTGGTAGGAGTGTCGGCCTATGACCATCCATGGCTCAACGCTCCGTTGATCCTGGGAACCAGGTCACTCGGCGCATTCCAAGGCGGACAGGTCCTGGTAGGACCTGCGCTGGCTCGCAAGCGTCACCTGCGACCCGGCTCGAACCTCGTCTTGGACACGCCGACCGGACTCGCGTCGGTGATCGTGGGCGGAGTATGGGAGGACGGAAATGTCAACGGCAACACGGTCACCGTGCCGCTCTGGCTATTCCAGCGCCTGTACGGCGACCAACCTCCTCAAAGCGTCGGGTTGATCCCCATTGCCGGGGTCACACCGGTGCAGCTTGCTCAAAATGTTCGGGAGGCACACCTGGCCTCTGATCTCATCGTCGACACGCCACACCAGTTGGCCAGGTCGATCTCAAAAGGAGTCGGCCAACAGCTCACCGCATTCGACTCGATACAGCGGAGCCTGACCATCGTCGCCTTCGTCGCCGTGCTCTCGACCATGCTCCTCGTAGGGGTACAACGGCGACGAGAACTGGGGCTCTTCGCGGCCGTCGGAATGGAACCCAACCAGCTTGCAAGCATGACGCTCGCCGAAGGCGCCGGAGCCGGGCTGATCGGGATCGCACTATCCGTCGGTGGTGCAGTCATATCGGCCATAGGCTTCTACTGGATTCTTCCAATCATCATTGGTTTCAAAGATCCGCTCATCTTCGACTTCGCCACGCTGGTCATCTGGGGTCCGATCGCTCTCCTGCTCGTTACTGTGGCGTCGCTCCTACCGGCATGGAGGAACGCACACGTCCCCGTAGTCGAAGCGCTTCATTACGAGTAG
- a CDS encoding glucose 1-dehydrogenase, producing the protein MGQLTGKVAIITGGARGQGAAEGRLFVAEGATVYLTDVLADEGAKTAADVGAIFFEHDVASRDAWVTVVQQVLSDQGHIDVLVNNAGILEWKNLADTSLDTWDRIVAVNQTGVFLGMQAVAPQMIKQKSGSIINLSSIAGLRSSGACFAYGATKWAVRGMTKSAAQELGPHGIRVNSIHPGIIDTPMMAGVPLDQLTANVPLGRYAAADEVAKLALWLASDESAYANGAEWVLDGGFTA; encoded by the coding sequence GTGGGCCAGCTGACCGGGAAAGTGGCGATCATCACGGGTGGGGCGCGGGGACAAGGAGCAGCCGAGGGTCGTCTTTTTGTCGCCGAGGGAGCGACGGTCTACCTAACTGATGTCCTCGCTGACGAGGGCGCCAAGACTGCCGCCGATGTCGGAGCGATCTTTTTCGAACATGACGTTGCCTCGCGTGACGCCTGGGTGACGGTCGTGCAGCAGGTCCTCAGCGACCAGGGTCACATCGACGTCTTGGTGAACAACGCCGGGATTCTGGAATGGAAGAACCTGGCCGACACATCGCTCGACACGTGGGATCGGATCGTCGCGGTGAACCAGACCGGGGTGTTCCTTGGCATGCAGGCTGTGGCTCCGCAGATGATCAAGCAAAAGTCCGGATCTATCATCAACCTGTCATCGATCGCTGGGCTCAGGAGTTCAGGGGCGTGCTTCGCCTACGGGGCGACGAAGTGGGCGGTCCGGGGCATGACCAAGAGTGCCGCCCAGGAACTTGGGCCTCATGGGATCAGGGTCAACTCCATCCATCCGGGCATCATTGACACACCGATGATGGCGGGGGTGCCCCTCGATCAGCTGACCGCCAACGTGCCGCTGGGGCGCTATGCCGCCGCCGATGAAGTGGCCAAGCTGGCGTTGTGGCTGGCGTCCGACGAAAGCGCCTACGCGAACGGGGCGGAGTGGGTGCTCGACGGAGGATTCACGGCCTAA
- a CDS encoding DoxX family protein — MGRRSKRWASEHLDHLGFPDQLRFVFPIVKASSALGLAVGLRSRAVGRLTAASIVAYFIIGLGFHARAKDAATEYAPAVGMLLWSYLVLRAFGSDASSD; from the coding sequence ATGGGGCGTCGGTCTAAGCGTTGGGCCAGCGAGCATCTCGACCACCTCGGATTCCCAGATCAGCTCCGATTCGTCTTCCCGATAGTCAAGGCGAGTTCGGCACTCGGCCTCGCCGTCGGACTTCGGTCCCGAGCCGTAGGGAGGTTGACGGCCGCTTCGATCGTCGCCTACTTCATCATCGGTCTCGGCTTCCACGCCCGAGCCAAGGACGCAGCGACCGAATACGCCCCGGCGGTCGGCATGCTCTTGTGGTCGTACTTGGTGCTGCGTGCCTTCGGATCCGATGCAAGCTCCGACTGA
- a CDS encoding sulfotransferase produces MRILEHPDWVRRLNYFGDAVGNPARIVGLDAREMLDVASSACGLTDLGEDEWPGWTETYERQIASINADSNLHLLGRVLTRSEVLRVLETWLRLQQLWKEHPSTGTTAIREPVFVVGPPRTGTTILLELLALDPQLRAPLAYEALYPLKQSGSIETRLKLSESEQELWADIHPPFMAMHELASGLPCECVHFLMYDFSGPYWGMLYDTPSFMGWQLEHLETLGRVYRLHRRMLQTFQHETPDARPRRWLLKSPFHVSTLPALFAEYPDAKVIHTHRDPQKFLPSLISILSAVRFMRSDAVDVGALAGAMEAMYKMFLEGTIHARENAEIPDKQIVDSHFIELMSDPVSALRRIYGELQLDWPDNHEQVVKDYLVNKPKDKHGAHAYSLPDVGLERESVRRSFAPYVAHYGIAEE; encoded by the coding sequence ATGCGCATCCTCGAACACCCCGATTGGGTTCGACGGCTGAACTACTTCGGCGACGCCGTAGGGAACCCAGCTCGCATCGTCGGCCTTGACGCGCGCGAGATGCTGGACGTTGCCAGCTCGGCCTGCGGCCTAACCGATCTGGGCGAAGACGAATGGCCGGGCTGGACCGAGACCTACGAACGGCAGATCGCCTCGATCAACGCCGACTCGAATCTGCATCTGCTCGGTCGCGTCCTCACGCGGAGCGAGGTGCTGCGCGTTCTCGAGACGTGGCTGCGCCTTCAGCAGCTCTGGAAGGAGCACCCGTCGACCGGCACCACCGCGATCAGAGAGCCCGTCTTCGTCGTGGGACCTCCGCGTACCGGAACGACCATCCTGCTCGAGCTTTTGGCGCTCGACCCGCAACTCCGAGCCCCGCTGGCCTACGAGGCTCTCTACCCGTTGAAGCAGAGCGGCAGCATCGAGACCCGTCTCAAACTGTCCGAGTCTGAGCAGGAGCTGTGGGCCGACATTCATCCACCGTTCATGGCGATGCACGAGCTCGCCAGCGGTCTCCCCTGCGAGTGCGTGCACTTCCTGATGTACGACTTCTCCGGGCCGTACTGGGGGATGCTTTACGACACGCCGTCCTTCATGGGTTGGCAGCTGGAGCATCTCGAGACGCTTGGACGCGTGTACCGGCTTCATCGTCGAATGCTTCAGACCTTCCAGCATGAGACTCCTGACGCTCGCCCGCGTCGATGGCTGCTGAAGTCACCGTTTCACGTGTCGACCCTTCCCGCGCTGTTCGCCGAGTACCCGGATGCGAAGGTCATCCACACCCACCGCGACCCGCAGAAGTTCCTCCCCTCGTTGATCAGCATTCTCTCAGCGGTGCGTTTCATGCGCAGCGATGCTGTGGACGTTGGCGCGCTAGCAGGCGCGATGGAAGCCATGTACAAGATGTTCCTTGAAGGCACTATCCACGCGAGGGAAAACGCCGAGATCCCCGACAAGCAAATCGTCGACTCGCACTTCATCGAGCTGATGTCCGACCCCGTGAGCGCCTTACGCCGGATCTATGGCGAACTGCAGCTGGATTGGCCCGACAATCACGAGCAAGTCGTAAAGGACTACCTCGTCAACAAACCCAAGGACAAACATGGGGCTCACGCGTACTCATTACCTGACGTGGGACTCGAGCGGGAATCAGTGAGGCGAAGCTTCGCGCCCTACGTCGCCCACTACGGAATCGCAGAGGAATGA
- a CDS encoding ABC transporter ATP-binding protein — protein MPLGESGCVLRLEGVSKRFQRGREVVVALEDVELEVAEGEFIGLVGPSGSGKSTLLNLAGGLDRPDKGRVWLAGRDVSTLSAADRARLRRRYVGFVFQFFHLIPTLSVEENVSLPLVLDGRRAVGTTVRDAIAAVGLTARLDHRPSELSGGEMQRAAIARALVNHPRLILADEPTGNLDSTTGEEILDMLSDRVAGEGSALVMVTHNPDAAGRAHRVLTLKDGHLEARRPARRRVSVKP, from the coding sequence GTGCCGCTGGGAGAGTCGGGCTGCGTGCTTCGCCTAGAGGGGGTTTCCAAGAGGTTTCAACGCGGGCGTGAGGTGGTTGTCGCGCTCGAGGATGTGGAGCTCGAGGTGGCCGAGGGGGAATTCATCGGGCTGGTGGGTCCCAGCGGTTCTGGCAAGTCGACCCTCTTGAATCTCGCGGGTGGGTTGGATCGCCCCGACAAGGGTCGGGTGTGGTTAGCCGGGAGGGATGTCTCAACGCTGTCGGCCGCCGATCGTGCTCGGCTGCGGCGACGGTACGTGGGGTTCGTGTTCCAGTTCTTTCATCTGATTCCGACCCTCTCGGTCGAAGAGAACGTCTCGCTGCCGTTGGTGCTCGACGGCAGGCGCGCGGTCGGAACGACAGTGAGGGACGCGATCGCGGCGGTTGGGCTGACCGCCAGGCTGGACCATCGCCCGTCGGAACTATCCGGCGGGGAGATGCAGAGAGCCGCGATCGCTCGTGCGTTGGTTAACCATCCGCGACTAATCCTGGCCGACGAACCGACGGGCAACCTCGACTCCACGACCGGGGAGGAGATACTCGACATGCTTTCGGACCGGGTGGCTGGCGAGGGCAGCGCGCTGGTGATGGTGACCCACAACCCCGACGCGGCTGGCCGGGCACACCGGGTCCTGACCTTGAAGGATGGTCATCTCGAAGCCCGGCGGCCCGCACGGCGCCGAGTCTCGGTCAAGCCCTAG
- a CDS encoding cytochrome ubiquinol oxidase subunit I, whose protein sequence is MGAASLSSVAPFIAAVVPTRAQMAATLGFHIILACLGIALPSIVLLAEFVGLRRRDETAMRLARRWSQAMGVLIAVGAVTGTVLSFEMGLLWPGLMRRYGAVLGFPFGVEGVFFFLEAIFAGVYLYGWRRLPGWAHFWSGIPIAVSGIFGAMSVIAVNAWMNQPGGFIERAGKVVSVRPWQVFFNHAALYEMPHMILAAYMVSGFLVAGVYAAGVLRGRRDRYHYTGFALGFVPAAVLTPFQIFVGDTAARAIARDQPVKFAAMEYVARTGRNVPEWLGGVYTGGHVYGGLKIPDLDSLLVGFGPGTKVVGWDTVRAAYRPPVAWLIHLCFDAMVGIGFLLLLAGLWSAYEWWRRRRLPPHRLFWWVGAISGLAAIVAMEAGWVVTEVGRQPWVVYRRQTTDAAATTNGGVLVSLSIVVVLYALLGAATILILRTLARRWRRGDLEEGAVPYGPSPAPVLDRTEIV, encoded by the coding sequence GTGGGTGCTGCCTCGCTGTCCTCCGTAGCGCCATTCATCGCCGCGGTTGTTCCGACGCGGGCCCAGATGGCGGCGACCCTGGGATTCCACATCATCCTGGCCTGCCTGGGGATCGCCTTGCCGTCCATCGTGTTGCTGGCCGAGTTCGTCGGCTTGCGCCGGCGGGACGAGACAGCGATGAGGTTGGCACGTCGGTGGTCTCAGGCCATGGGCGTGCTGATCGCAGTCGGCGCGGTCACTGGGACCGTGCTGTCGTTCGAGATGGGCCTGTTGTGGCCGGGCCTGATGCGCCGGTATGGAGCCGTGCTCGGATTCCCCTTCGGGGTCGAGGGTGTGTTCTTCTTCCTGGAGGCGATCTTCGCTGGGGTCTACCTTTACGGCTGGCGGCGCCTGCCCGGGTGGGCGCATTTTTGGAGCGGGATCCCCATCGCCGTGAGCGGGATCTTCGGAGCGATGTCGGTTATCGCGGTGAACGCCTGGATGAACCAGCCGGGCGGATTCATCGAGCGTGCCGGCAAGGTTGTTTCGGTCAGACCGTGGCAGGTGTTCTTCAACCACGCGGCTCTCTATGAGATGCCCCACATGATCCTGGCCGCCTACATGGTCTCGGGGTTCCTCGTCGCGGGTGTGTATGCCGCCGGCGTGCTGCGCGGCCGCCGCGACCGCTACCACTACACCGGGTTCGCCCTGGGGTTCGTGCCGGCCGCCGTGTTGACCCCATTCCAGATCTTCGTAGGCGACACTGCGGCGAGGGCAATCGCCCGTGACCAGCCGGTCAAGTTCGCCGCAATGGAGTACGTAGCGCGCACCGGAAGGAACGTGCCGGAGTGGTTGGGCGGGGTGTACACCGGGGGTCATGTCTATGGGGGCTTGAAGATTCCGGACCTGGACTCGCTGCTCGTGGGCTTCGGGCCGGGCACCAAAGTCGTCGGCTGGGACACCGTCCGTGCCGCATATCGCCCCCCCGTCGCGTGGTTGATCCACCTGTGCTTCGACGCCATGGTGGGAATCGGCTTCCTGCTGCTGCTCGCCGGGTTGTGGTCCGCTTATGAGTGGTGGCGGCGACGGCGTCTACCCCCGCACAGGCTGTTCTGGTGGGTCGGTGCGATCAGCGGATTGGCCGCCATCGTGGCCATGGAGGCGGGCTGGGTCGTAACCGAGGTCGGTCGCCAGCCGTGGGTGGTCTACCGGCGGCAGACGACCGACGCAGCGGCCACAACCAATGGAGGCGTGCTCGTCAGTTTGAGCATCGTGGTCGTCCTCTATGCGTTGCTCGGCGCGGCGACGATCCTGATTTTGAGGACTCTGGCTCGGAGATGGCGTCGAGGTGACCTGGAGGAAGGCGCGGTGCCCTACGGCCCGTCGCCCGCTCCCGTTCTCGACCGAACGGAGATCGTCTGA
- a CDS encoding DUF1214 domain-containing protein, with amino-acid sequence MSEARAAFDELLSTMREVADRFCGLEWGLSSPDDVAGGLRVVAHLLEGGFVGHFEDDPSQPVFRQIVTSTRKSLGDNADAIYFDAAVSPGFAYRVTGRTAGAVYVSFTVEAGGVGGAFPKRTAGVLNDTEFDIDAEGRFEVFLGGPRRDRNWIGLDDDATRVTTRHYFEQEASAAVPPIPDLALRIDLLDSPTPLPAPNDASVAAGFRRVERYVRSRSLEQTRPGEGEQPAFVSREINVFPPPVSPGDHALAAADAAYSMAPYFLGPDQALLMTGRWPECRCANVSLWNRHLQTYDYAHRQVSLNRAQTHVEPDGTFRIVLSHRDPGAPNWLDTEGRPFGLVFWRYMLPAGPIETPDAQVVDLADF; translated from the coding sequence GTGAGCGAGGCCCGGGCAGCTTTCGACGAGTTGCTTTCCACTATGCGAGAGGTGGCCGACCGATTCTGCGGCCTCGAGTGGGGGCTGTCGTCCCCGGACGATGTGGCCGGAGGGCTCAGGGTCGTGGCCCATCTGCTGGAAGGCGGGTTCGTTGGCCATTTCGAGGACGACCCGAGCCAGCCGGTCTTTCGACAGATAGTCACGTCGACCCGGAAAAGCCTCGGCGACAACGCGGATGCCATATATTTCGACGCCGCGGTGTCGCCTGGGTTCGCCTATCGGGTGACCGGACGGACGGCCGGTGCGGTGTACGTGTCCTTCACGGTCGAGGCCGGCGGGGTCGGCGGCGCCTTCCCCAAGCGAACGGCGGGGGTGCTCAACGACACCGAGTTCGACATTGACGCCGAAGGTCGGTTCGAGGTCTTTCTCGGCGGGCCGAGAAGAGACCGCAACTGGATCGGTCTGGACGACGATGCCACGCGCGTGACGACCCGCCATTATTTCGAGCAGGAGGCCTCAGCGGCTGTGCCCCCGATTCCGGACCTGGCCCTTCGCATCGATCTCCTGGACAGCCCAACGCCCTTGCCGGCGCCCAACGATGCCTCTGTCGCAGCAGGATTTCGGCGGGTGGAGCGCTATGTCAGGTCCAGATCTCTGGAGCAGACCAGACCCGGTGAGGGTGAACAGCCCGCCTTTGTCTCCCGAGAGATCAACGTCTTCCCGCCGCCGGTATCCCCCGGTGATCATGCCCTTGCGGCGGCCGATGCCGCTTACAGCATGGCTCCGTATTTCCTCGGTCCGGATCAGGCACTGCTGATGACCGGTCGCTGGCCTGAGTGTCGTTGCGCCAACGTGTCCCTTTGGAACCGGCATTTGCAGACTTACGACTACGCACATCGCCAGGTATCGCTCAATCGCGCTCAAACCCACGTCGAACCCGACGGGACGTTTCGAATCGTTCTGTCGCACCGGGATCCCGGCGCGCCGAATTGGCTTGACACGGAAGGCAGGCCATTTGGGCTCGTGTTCTGGCGCTACATGCTCCCAGCCGGCCCGATCGAAACTCCCGACGCGCAAGTGGTCGACCTTGCGGACTTCTGA